From one Pseudomonadota bacterium genomic stretch:
- a CDS encoding transcriptional coactivator p15/PC4 family protein: MAEDKVVASFKRNPTEEVRAGIKEFKGRRYIDLRIYYMDDQGEWKPTRKGISLATDFMPELKQAVSAIETELGKLEKEE, from the coding sequence ATGGCCGAAGATAAAGTTGTCGCCAGCTTCAAGCGCAATCCGACCGAAGAGGTCCGCGCGGGCATCAAGGAATTCAAGGGCCGTCGGTACATCGACCTGCGGATCTACTACATGGACGACCAGGGCGAGTGGAAGCCGACGCGCAAGGGGATCTCCCTCGCGACCGACTTCATGCCCGAGCTGAAGCAGGCGGTCTCCGCGATCGAGACCGAACTCGGCAAGCTCGAAAAAGAGGAATAG
- a CDS encoding AIR synthase-related protein codes for MPHRIEIALKRGHRDALGARVASEIGRYLGYQVAKVRTVDVYTVDADLARGELERLAEAFRDPVIHDWSVDSPLARGFDWLIEVGFKPGVTDNVGRTSTESARLVLGDALPETACVYTSRQYLLFGELVRSEAEAIATGLLCNTLIHRFRAVDRRAFEESLGMSAEVPRVTDHAPPIVETIDLERGDEALAELSKRRTLALSLDELRTVRDHYRDPAVQEARRSRGLPEAPTDVEVEVLAQTWSEHCKHKIFNAYVSYFDEATGASEIDSIFKKYIQHATAVVRRELGADDFCLSVFKDNAGVWRFDDDTNLVFKVETHNSPSALDPYGGALTGIVGVNRDPLGTGRGARLFCNTDVFCLADPSFDGEIPPRLLHPRRVMEGVREGVEHGGNKSGVPTVNGSLVFDERFLGKPLVFCGTGGIMPAEIDGTPGYEKAARPGDRVVMIGGRIGKDGIHGATFSSEELHEGSPATAVQIGDPITQKRMIDFLLRARDEGLMSCLTDNGAGGLSSSVGETAEAPGGARIDLALAPLKYAGLQPWEIFVSEAQERMTAAVPPEKAGRFFALAREMGVEATDLGDYTAGPYLELSYDGKPVALFDMAFLHDGLPQMRLEARWRAPDERMPALPPPGDLGGRLAELLGRLDVCSKERWVRQYDHEVQGGSVVKPLVGAACDGPSDAAVVRPVLESMRAVSVSHGICPRYSDIDSYHMAACAFDEAVRGAVAVGADPSRIAALDNFCWCDPVQSKANPDGRLKMAKLVRAARALHEVCIAYGVPLVSGKDSMKNDYAIGATRISIPPTLLVTAVGQLEDARQAVTMDVKRAGDVVFVVGETHADLGATQYLDHLGLAGGSVPKLRDPGATASTYRWLHRAVRGGLVASCHDVSDGGLGVALAEAAFAGGLGMNVDLREVPRRDIDRDDVLLFSETPGRLVVTVPAAAARAFEIVMGGVAKRVGDVSEDPRLIVAGIAGDMIVDADVFALKAAWKRPLAPEEVR; via the coding sequence ATGCCCCACCGTATCGAGATCGCCCTCAAGCGAGGCCACCGCGACGCGCTCGGCGCGCGCGTGGCGTCGGAGATAGGGCGCTACCTGGGCTACCAGGTCGCGAAGGTGCGCACGGTCGACGTGTACACCGTGGACGCCGATCTCGCGCGCGGAGAGCTCGAGCGCCTCGCCGAGGCGTTCCGCGATCCCGTGATCCACGACTGGTCGGTGGACTCCCCGCTCGCGCGCGGCTTCGACTGGCTCATCGAGGTCGGGTTCAAGCCGGGCGTCACCGACAACGTCGGCCGGACCTCCACCGAGTCGGCGCGCCTAGTCTTGGGGGACGCGCTGCCCGAGACGGCGTGCGTCTACACGAGCCGTCAGTACCTCCTCTTCGGCGAGCTCGTGCGCTCCGAGGCCGAGGCGATCGCGACGGGGCTCCTGTGCAACACGCTCATCCACAGGTTCCGCGCCGTCGACCGGCGCGCGTTCGAGGAGTCCCTTGGCATGTCCGCCGAGGTCCCGCGCGTCACCGACCACGCGCCGCCGATCGTGGAGACTATCGACCTCGAGCGCGGCGACGAGGCGCTCGCGGAGCTCTCGAAGCGGCGCACGCTCGCGCTCTCCCTCGACGAGCTGCGCACCGTGCGCGATCACTACCGCGATCCCGCGGTGCAGGAGGCCCGCAGATCGCGCGGGCTGCCCGAGGCGCCGACCGACGTCGAGGTCGAGGTGCTCGCGCAGACCTGGTCGGAGCACTGCAAGCACAAGATCTTCAACGCGTACGTCTCGTACTTCGACGAGGCGACCGGGGCGAGCGAGATCGACTCCATCTTCAAGAAGTACATCCAGCACGCGACCGCGGTCGTGCGGCGGGAGCTCGGCGCCGACGACTTCTGCCTGTCGGTCTTCAAGGACAACGCCGGCGTGTGGCGGTTCGACGACGACACGAACCTCGTGTTCAAGGTCGAGACCCACAATTCGCCGTCCGCGCTCGATCCGTACGGCGGCGCGCTGACCGGCATCGTCGGCGTGAACCGCGATCCGCTCGGCACGGGGCGCGGTGCGCGGCTGTTCTGCAACACGGACGTGTTCTGCCTCGCCGACCCGTCCTTCGACGGCGAGATCCCGCCGCGGCTCCTGCACCCGCGCCGCGTCATGGAGGGCGTGCGCGAGGGCGTCGAGCACGGCGGCAACAAGAGCGGCGTGCCCACGGTCAACGGATCGCTCGTGTTCGACGAGCGCTTCCTCGGCAAGCCGCTCGTCTTCTGCGGCACCGGCGGCATCATGCCCGCCGAGATCGACGGGACGCCCGGGTACGAGAAGGCCGCCCGGCCGGGGGATCGCGTCGTCATGATAGGCGGCCGCATCGGCAAGGACGGCATCCACGGCGCGACGTTCTCCTCCGAGGAGCTCCACGAGGGCTCGCCGGCGACCGCCGTGCAGATCGGCGATCCGATCACGCAGAAGCGGATGATCGACTTCCTGCTCCGGGCCCGCGACGAGGGGCTCATGAGCTGCCTCACCGACAACGGCGCGGGCGGCCTCTCCTCCTCTGTCGGGGAGACCGCCGAGGCGCCCGGAGGCGCGAGGATCGACCTCGCGCTCGCGCCGCTCAAGTACGCGGGGCTCCAACCCTGGGAGATCTTCGTGTCCGAGGCGCAGGAGCGGATGACCGCGGCGGTCCCCCCCGAGAAGGCGGGGCGGTTCTTCGCCTTGGCGCGGGAGATGGGCGTCGAGGCCACGGACCTCGGCGACTACACCGCCGGCCCGTACCTGGAGCTGTCCTACGACGGGAAGCCGGTGGCGCTCTTCGACATGGCGTTCCTGCACGACGGCCTGCCGCAGATGCGGCTCGAGGCGCGGTGGCGGGCCCCGGACGAGCGGATGCCCGCGCTGCCCCCGCCCGGCGATCTCGGCGGCCGCCTGGCTGAGCTGCTCGGGCGCCTCGACGTCTGCTCGAAGGAGCGCTGGGTGCGCCAGTACGATCACGAGGTGCAGGGCGGCTCGGTCGTGAAGCCGCTCGTCGGCGCCGCGTGCGACGGCCCGTCGGACGCCGCCGTGGTCCGCCCGGTCCTCGAGTCCATGCGCGCGGTCTCAGTGAGCCACGGCATCTGCCCGCGCTACTCGGACATCGACAGCTACCACATGGCGGCGTGCGCTTTCGACGAGGCGGTCCGCGGCGCGGTCGCCGTGGGCGCGGATCCGTCGCGGATCGCGGCGCTCGACAACTTCTGCTGGTGCGATCCGGTGCAGAGCAAGGCGAACCCGGACGGCCGGCTGAAGATGGCGAAGCTCGTCCGCGCGGCCCGCGCCCTCCACGAGGTGTGCATCGCGTACGGCGTGCCGCTCGTGTCGGGCAAGGACAGCATGAAGAACGACTACGCGATCGGCGCGACGCGGATCTCGATCCCGCCGACGCTGCTCGTGACCGCCGTCGGACAGCTCGAGGACGCGCGGCAGGCGGTGACCATGGACGTGAAGCGCGCGGGTGACGTCGTGTTCGTCGTCGGGGAGACGCACGCGGATCTCGGCGCGACGCAGTACCTCGACCACCTCGGCCTCGCGGGCGGCTCGGTGCCGAAGCTGCGCGACCCCGGCGCGACGGCCTCGACCTACAGGTGGCTGCACCGCGCCGTGCGCGGCGGGCTCGTGGCCTCCTGCCACGACGTCTCGGACGGCGGCCTCGGCGTCGCGCTCGCGGAGGCGGCCTTCGCGGGTGGGCTCGGGATGAACGTCGATCTCCGGGAGGT
- a CDS encoding patatin-like phospholipase family protein: MSGAQEQTPNVALVVGRNVHAARAAELAALEGPDGSIALPDGTRLRVRLYGDPAEALSEIRQRPHGAILIDNRGDDGCAEFGETTAGKILPGLLASAGSVRIAPRNAVIVILPRGESTALHSYAIGSLQLGGVLVDPPSLAEILSAAHRVARPSEPGKIALCLAGGGIEGMFYEIGVLRALDAVLDGRAVCDFDVFSGISAGAVIAAFLANGVRPAEIADALHGRESRIAPVTRTMLFDPNLGEVARRIGGAVTDMMRGRFLTSPIDSAMKVAPNALFSGDKLREYLSRELSKPGLTNDFTKLGRQLYIGATDQDSGAHVTFGVEGMDDVPISSAIRASAAMTPYYAPEQIGGHYFVDGIFTRTIDLDVAVANGARLVICIDPLTPVQVDEPGFASGRGGLFTTVQSVKSMIRTRFSEVIGRAEESYPEVTVFVFSPTPRDLEKMSGTLMRFFYRTETEEMAFESAQRRIAADYDWLAADLARHGFALRKP, encoded by the coding sequence ATGTCGGGAGCTCAAGAACAAACGCCCAACGTCGCGCTGGTCGTCGGGCGGAACGTCCACGCGGCGCGGGCCGCCGAGCTGGCGGCGCTCGAGGGGCCGGACGGCTCGATCGCGCTGCCCGACGGGACGCGGCTCCGCGTGCGGCTCTACGGCGATCCGGCCGAGGCGCTTTCGGAGATCCGGCAGCGGCCCCACGGCGCGATCCTCATCGACAACCGGGGCGACGACGGGTGCGCGGAGTTCGGCGAGACCACGGCGGGCAAGATCCTGCCCGGGCTGCTCGCGAGCGCGGGGAGCGTCCGGATCGCGCCCCGGAACGCGGTGATCGTCATCCTGCCGCGCGGCGAGTCGACCGCGCTGCACTCGTACGCCATCGGCTCGCTCCAGCTCGGCGGCGTGCTCGTCGATCCTCCGTCGCTCGCCGAGATCCTCTCCGCGGCGCACCGCGTCGCGAGGCCTTCCGAGCCCGGCAAGATCGCCCTGTGCCTCGCCGGCGGCGGCATCGAGGGCATGTTCTACGAGATCGGCGTCCTGCGCGCCCTGGACGCCGTCCTCGACGGCCGCGCGGTCTGCGATTTCGACGTGTTTTCGGGCATTTCTGCGGGTGCCGTCATCGCCGCGTTCCTCGCGAACGGCGTCCGGCCGGCCGAGATCGCCGACGCCCTCCACGGGCGCGAGAGCCGGATCGCGCCGGTCACGCGGACGATGCTCTTCGACCCCAACCTCGGCGAGGTCGCGCGTCGGATCGGCGGCGCGGTTACGGACATGATGCGGGGCCGCTTCTTGACGAGCCCCATCGACTCGGCGATGAAGGTCGCGCCGAACGCGCTGTTCTCCGGGGACAAGCTGCGCGAGTACCTCTCCCGGGAGCTCTCGAAGCCCGGGTTGACGAACGACTTCACGAAGCTCGGGAGGCAGCTCTACATCGGCGCGACGGATCAGGACTCGGGCGCCCACGTGACGTTCGGCGTCGAGGGGATGGACGACGTCCCGATCTCGAGCGCGATCCGCGCGTCGGCCGCCATGACCCCGTACTACGCGCCGGAGCAGATCGGCGGCCACTACTTCGTGGACGGCATCTTCACGCGGACCATCGATCTCGACGTGGCGGTCGCCAACGGCGCGCGGCTCGTGATCTGCATCGATCCCCTGACGCCGGTCCAGGTGGACGAACCGGGCTTCGCGAGCGGTCGCGGAGGCCTGTTCACGACCGTGCAGTCGGTGAAGTCGATGATCCGGACGCGCTTCTCCGAGGTGATAGGCCGCGCCGAGGAGTCCTACCCCGAGGTCACGGTGTTCGTCTTCTCGCCGACCCCGCGCGATCTCGAGAAGATGAGCGGCACGCTCATGCGGTTCTTCTACCGGACGGAGACCGAGGAGATGGCGTTCGAGTCCGCGCAGCGACGCATCGCGGCCGACTACGACTGGCTTGCGGCAGATCTCGCGCGGCACGGGTTCGCGCTCCGGAAGCCGTAG